A single genomic interval of Streptomyces sp. 1222.5 harbors:
- a CDS encoding HD domain-containing protein produces MTQLSPAEVEAVARAAHEGQTDKAGRPYAEHLAAVAEGVRARGGDRDQIAAAWLHDSVEDDALSRQWLAEAALTPRTKAIVDALTKRPGEEPEEYARRILATPGALLVKESDLAHNADPERLAVLPEPTRRRLTGKYTRMRALLGLVQG; encoded by the coding sequence ATGACACAGCTCTCCCCGGCCGAGGTCGAGGCCGTCGCGCGTGCCGCCCACGAGGGACAGACCGACAAGGCGGGACGGCCGTACGCCGAACACCTCGCGGCCGTCGCGGAGGGCGTCCGGGCCCGCGGCGGCGACCGGGACCAGATCGCGGCGGCCTGGCTGCACGACTCCGTCGAGGACGACGCGCTCAGCCGCCAGTGGCTGGCGGAGGCGGCCCTCACCCCGCGCACCAAGGCCATCGTGGACGCCCTGACCAAGCGGCCGGGCGAGGAGCCGGAGGAGTACGCCCGCCGCATCCTCGCCACCCCGGGCGCGCTGCTGGTGAAGGAGTCCGACCTGGCGCACAACGCCGACCCGGAGCGGCTGGCCGTGCTGCCGGAGCCGACCCGGAGACGACTGACCGGGAAGTACACGCGGATGCGTGCGCTTCTCGGTCTCGTTCAGGGGTGA
- a CDS encoding acyltransferase family protein, translated as MSAQKGQAKADRPGKQRDAFFDNAKYLAIVLVAMGHSWEPLKGDSRVVETLYTIVYTVHMPAFIIISGFFSRSFDMRPDRLKRLITGVAVPYILFETAYPLFKNLVDEGSHEPITLLDPWYLTWFLVALFVWRLTTPIWKLVRWPLPLAVGLAMLASVSPDIGDDLDLQRVLQFLPYFVLGLCMKPEHFKLVRRRSVRIASVPVLAVALVVGWWAAPRMNASWFYHRDAAQELGAPWWCGPVMTLALMGCSLLLTACFFSWVPGRRMWFTALGAGTLYGYLLHGFLTKFADYRGLFEHPWLHHPAGEILVTLLAGTAVTLLCTKPVQRAFRFAMEPKMEWAFKQDAAELARERHKKEKERGREREKVGA; from the coding sequence ATGAGTGCGCAGAAAGGGCAGGCGAAGGCGGACAGACCCGGCAAACAACGCGACGCGTTCTTCGACAACGCCAAGTATCTGGCCATCGTGCTCGTCGCGATGGGGCACTCGTGGGAACCGCTCAAGGGCGACAGCCGGGTCGTGGAGACGCTGTACACCATCGTGTACACGGTCCACATGCCGGCGTTCATCATCATCTCCGGCTTCTTCTCGCGCAGTTTCGACATGCGGCCGGACCGGCTGAAGCGGCTGATCACCGGTGTCGCGGTGCCCTACATCCTCTTCGAGACGGCGTACCCGCTCTTCAAGAACCTCGTCGACGAGGGCTCCCACGAGCCCATCACCCTGCTCGACCCCTGGTATCTCACCTGGTTCCTGGTCGCCCTGTTCGTGTGGCGGCTGACCACACCCATCTGGAAGCTGGTCCGCTGGCCGCTGCCCCTCGCCGTCGGCCTCGCCATGCTGGCGAGCGTCAGCCCGGACATCGGCGACGACCTCGACCTCCAGCGCGTCCTGCAGTTCCTGCCGTACTTCGTGCTGGGCCTGTGCATGAAGCCCGAGCACTTCAAGCTGGTGCGCCGCCGCTCCGTGCGCATCGCCTCGGTGCCGGTGCTCGCGGTGGCGCTCGTGGTCGGCTGGTGGGCGGCACCGCGCATGAACGCCTCGTGGTTCTACCACCGTGACGCCGCGCAGGAACTCGGTGCCCCGTGGTGGTGCGGCCCGGTGATGACGCTGGCGCTGATGGGCTGCTCGCTGCTGCTGACGGCCTGCTTCTTCTCCTGGGTGCCGGGCCGGAGGATGTGGTTCACCGCCCTCGGCGCGGGCACCCTCTACGGCTACCTGCTGCACGGCTTCCTGACGAAGTTCGCGGACTACCGGGGCCTGTTCGAACACCCCTGGCTGCACCACCCGGCCGGGGAGATCCTGGTGACCCTCCTCGCCGGCACCGCCGTCACCCTGCTGTGCACCAAGCCGGTGCAGCGCGCCTTCCGGTTCGCGATGGAGCCGAAGATGGAGTGGGCGTTCAAGCAGGACGCGGCGGAACTGGCCCGTGAGCGGCACAAGAAGGAGAAGGAGCGCGGGCGGGAGCGGGAGAAGGTCGGCGCCTAG
- the tig gene encoding trigger factor produces MKSAVETLNPTRVRLTVEVPFEELKDSLDAAYKKINQQVTVKGFRKGKIPARVIDQRFGRGAVLEEAVNDALPKFYTEAVNEAELSPLGQPEVDITELKDGETLNFTAEVDVRPALEIPDYSGIEVEVDAVEVTDEDVEKSVEQLRERFASTSPVERAAEDGDVVTIDLQAKVDGEVLEDGIAEGVSYTIGSGELLDGIDDAVKGLEAGGEATFTSELKGGSAAGKEAEVAVKVSQVAARELPALDDEFAQLASEFDTLDELRADSRKRLANMKQFDQATQAQERVLEKLLELVEVPVPEKLLEDEVNTRKHNLEHHQLGQMGLDLDKYLEIQGKTAEEFETETREAAVKGIKTQFVLDELVKKENLNVNQEELTEHLMRRAASSGMSPDQFAQAVVEGGQVPLLVGEVARGKALAVVVEAATVKDTNGEIVDLDDEEEETEAAEASETSEETTEA; encoded by the coding sequence GTGAAGAGCGCCGTGGAGACCCTGAACCCGACCCGGGTTCGGCTCACTGTCGAGGTGCCCTTCGAGGAGCTCAAGGACAGCCTCGACGCGGCGTACAAGAAGATCAACCAGCAGGTCACGGTGAAGGGCTTCCGCAAGGGCAAGATCCCGGCCCGCGTCATCGACCAGCGGTTCGGCCGCGGTGCGGTCCTGGAGGAGGCGGTCAACGACGCGCTTCCGAAGTTCTACACCGAGGCGGTCAACGAGGCCGAGCTGAGCCCGCTGGGCCAGCCCGAGGTCGACATCACGGAGCTGAAGGACGGCGAGACGCTGAACTTCACCGCCGAGGTCGACGTGCGCCCCGCCCTGGAGATCCCGGACTACTCGGGCATCGAGGTCGAGGTCGACGCCGTCGAGGTCACCGACGAGGACGTGGAGAAGTCGGTCGAGCAGCTGCGCGAGCGCTTCGCCTCCACCTCCCCGGTCGAGCGTGCGGCCGAGGACGGCGACGTCGTCACCATCGACCTGCAGGCCAAGGTCGACGGCGAGGTCCTGGAGGACGGCATCGCCGAGGGTGTCTCGTACACCATCGGTTCCGGTGAGCTGCTCGACGGCATCGACGACGCCGTGAAGGGCCTGGAGGCCGGTGGCGAGGCCACCTTCACCTCCGAGCTCAAGGGCGGCTCCGCCGCGGGCAAGGAGGCCGAGGTCGCCGTCAAGGTGTCCCAGGTCGCCGCCCGCGAACTGCCCGCGCTGGACGACGAGTTCGCGCAGCTCGCCTCCGAGTTCGACACGCTGGACGAGCTCCGTGCCGACAGCCGCAAGCGCCTCGCGAACATGAAGCAGTTCGACCAGGCCACCCAGGCCCAGGAGCGCGTCCTGGAGAAGCTCCTCGAGCTGGTCGAGGTCCCGGTCCCCGAGAAGCTGCTCGAGGACGAGGTCAACACCCGCAAGCACAACCTGGAGCACCACCAGCTCGGCCAGATGGGTCTGGACCTCGACAAGTACCTGGAGATCCAGGGCAAGACCGCCGAGGAGTTCGAGACCGAGACCCGCGAGGCCGCGGTCAAGGGCATCAAGACCCAGTTCGTCCTCGACGAGCTGGTCAAGAAGGAGAACCTCAACGTCAACCAGGAGGAGCTCACCGAGCACCTCATGCGGCGTGCGGCCTCCTCCGGCATGTCCCCCGACCAGTTCGCCCAGGCCGTCGTCGAGGGTGGCCAGGTGCCGCTCCTCGTCGGCGAGGTCGCCCGCGGCAAGGCCCTGGCCGTCGTGGTCGAGGCCGCCACGGTGAAGGACACCAACGGCGAGATCGTCGACCTGGACGACGAGGAGGAGGAGACCGAGGCCGCCGAGGCGTCGGAGACCTCCGAGGAGACGACCGAGGCCTGA
- a CDS encoding ATP-dependent Clp protease proteolytic subunit — MPSAAGEPSIGGGLGDQVYNRLLNERIIFLGQQVDDDIANKITAQLLLLAADPDKDIYLYINSPGGSVTAGMAIYDTMQYIPNDVVTIAMGMAASMGQFLLTGGAAGKRFALPHADIMMHQGSAGLGGTVSDIKIQAEYLLRTKKRMSELTAQHSGQTVEAIVRDGDRDRWFTPEEAKEYGLIDEIITHASGVPGGGGTGA; from the coding sequence ATGCCTTCAGCCGCCGGCGAGCCTTCCATCGGTGGTGGCCTCGGCGACCAGGTCTACAACCGGCTGCTCAACGAGCGGATCATCTTCCTCGGCCAGCAGGTTGACGACGACATCGCCAACAAGATCACCGCACAGCTGCTGCTCCTTGCCGCCGACCCGGACAAGGACATCTACCTCTACATCAACAGCCCCGGTGGCTCGGTGACGGCCGGCATGGCGATCTACGACACCATGCAGTACATCCCGAACGACGTGGTCACCATCGCCATGGGCATGGCAGCCTCGATGGGCCAGTTCCTGCTCACCGGTGGCGCCGCGGGCAAGCGCTTCGCGCTGCCGCACGCGGACATCATGATGCACCAGGGCTCCGCGGGCCTCGGCGGTACCGTCTCGGACATCAAGATCCAGGCCGAGTACCTGCTGCGCACCAAGAAGCGCATGTCCGAGCTGACCGCGCAGCACTCCGGCCAGACGGTCGAGGCGATCGTCCGCGACGGCGACCGCGACCGCTGGTTCACCCCGGAAGAGGCCAAGGAGTACGGTCTCATTGACGAGATCATCACGCACGCCTCGGGTGTTCCGGGAGGCGGCGGCACCGGTGCCTGA